The following are encoded together in the Candidatus Methylomirabilis oxygeniifera genome:
- the uvrB gene encoding UvrABC system protein B (Protein uvrB) (Excinuclease ABC subunit B), giving the protein MSNFKLVCDYQPKGDQPQAIRRLVEGCLQGRPHQVLLGVTGSGKTFTMANVIAAIERPTLIIAHNKTLAAQLFEEFKAFFPHNAVEYFVSYYDYYQPEAYLPVTDTFIEKDSMINDQIDKLRHSATRSLLERRDVVIVASVSCIYGLGSPEAYYGMMVFLERGGRCDREAMLRKLVEIQYQRNEYDLHRGTFRVRGDVVEIFPAYADTVVRVELFGDEVEGLWEIDPVTGERIQMLYRVPIYPATHYVTPHDRREAAFAAILEELNEQVTSFEKAGKLLEVQRLKQRTCFDLEMMREVGVCKGIENYSRHLSGRATGEAPPTLMDYLPRDALVIIDESHQTIPQIRGMYHGDRSRKETLVEYGFRLPSAMDNRPFTFEEFERAVGQIIYVSATPGPYELAKVKGEIVEQIIRPTGLIDPEIQVRPIRGQIDDLIGEVRAITARGHRVLITTLTKRMAENLTEYLAEVGIKVRYLHSDIDTLKRNEIIRELRLGRFDVLVGINLLREGLDIPEVALVAILDADKEGFLRSSGSLIQTIGRAARNVEGRVVLYADTITDSMRRAMEETERRRERQIAYNREYGITPESIKKSISDVLSSVTEKDYYTVPAAPDVEEVGRVTQEELPAYIEQLEKEMRAAAKRLEFERAAELRDRIREMEKHRVGVVGEQTRREERS; this is encoded by the coding sequence ATGTCTAACTTTAAGCTCGTGTGCGACTATCAGCCGAAGGGCGATCAACCTCAGGCGATCAGAAGGCTGGTTGAGGGGTGCCTGCAGGGCCGGCCCCACCAGGTGCTCCTGGGCGTGACCGGTTCGGGCAAGACCTTTACCATGGCGAACGTGATCGCGGCCATCGAGCGTCCCACGCTGATCATTGCGCATAACAAAACCCTGGCGGCTCAGCTCTTTGAAGAGTTCAAAGCGTTTTTCCCGCACAATGCCGTCGAATACTTCGTCAGCTACTACGACTACTATCAACCAGAGGCGTACCTGCCCGTCACCGATACCTTCATCGAGAAGGATTCGATGATCAACGATCAGATCGACAAGCTGCGCCATTCGGCCACGCGCTCGCTGCTGGAGCGGCGCGACGTGGTCATCGTGGCCTCCGTCTCGTGCATCTACGGCCTGGGTTCCCCGGAGGCCTATTATGGGATGATGGTCTTTCTGGAGCGGGGCGGCCGTTGCGATCGGGAGGCGATGCTCCGGAAGCTGGTGGAGATCCAGTATCAGCGGAACGAGTACGATCTGCACCGCGGAACGTTCAGGGTCCGAGGGGACGTCGTGGAGATCTTTCCAGCCTACGCCGATACTGTGGTTCGGGTGGAGCTGTTCGGCGACGAGGTGGAAGGGCTGTGGGAGATCGACCCGGTCACGGGCGAGCGGATCCAGATGCTCTACCGGGTTCCCATCTATCCGGCCACGCACTATGTCACCCCCCACGACCGTCGAGAGGCGGCCTTTGCGGCGATCCTCGAGGAGCTGAATGAACAGGTGACGTCCTTTGAGAAGGCCGGGAAACTCCTTGAGGTGCAGCGGCTGAAGCAGCGAACCTGCTTCGACCTGGAGATGATGCGGGAGGTCGGGGTCTGCAAGGGGATCGAGAACTACTCGCGCCACCTGTCGGGTCGGGCCACGGGCGAGGCGCCCCCCACGCTGATGGACTATCTGCCAAGGGATGCCCTGGTCATTATCGATGAATCGCATCAAACGATTCCGCAGATCCGCGGCATGTATCACGGCGACCGGTCCCGCAAAGAGACGCTGGTCGAGTACGGGTTCCGCCTTCCGTCCGCTATGGACAATCGACCCTTTACCTTTGAAGAGTTCGAGCGGGCCGTGGGTCAGATCATCTATGTATCGGCGACGCCCGGCCCCTACGAACTGGCAAAGGTCAAAGGGGAGATCGTGGAACAGATCATCCGACCCACCGGACTGATCGATCCTGAAATCCAGGTCAGGCCGATTCGCGGGCAGATCGATGACCTGATCGGCGAGGTCCGGGCGATCACCGCGAGAGGTCATCGCGTCCTGATCACCACGCTGACCAAGCGGATGGCCGAGAACCTGACTGAGTACCTCGCCGAGGTCGGGATTAAGGTCCGCTACCTGCACTCCGATATCGATACGCTCAAGCGAAACGAGATCATCCGCGAGCTGAGACTTGGAAGGTTCGATGTGCTGGTCGGGATCAATCTGTTGCGGGAAGGACTGGATATTCCTGAGGTCGCGCTGGTGGCTATCCTGGATGCCGACAAGGAGGGGTTCCTGCGCTCCTCCGGGTCTCTTATTCAGACCATCGGCCGTGCCGCAAGAAACGTCGAGGGACGGGTGGTGCTGTATGCCGATACCATCACCGACTCGATGAGGCGCGCCATGGAGGAGACCGAGCGGCGACGCGAGCGACAGATAGCCTATAACCGCGAGTACGGCATCACGCCGGAAAGCATCAAGAAGTCGATCTCCGATGTCCTGTCGAGCGTCACTGAGAAGGACTACTATACTGTTCCAGCCGCGCCTGACGTTGAGGAGGTCGGCCGTGTCACGCAAGAAGAGCTGCCGGCTTATATCGAGCAGTTGGAGAAAGAGATGCGGGCAGCAGCGAAGCGGCTCGAGTTTGAGCGAGCGGCGGAGCTTCGAGATCGAATCAGGGAGATGGAGAAGCACCGGGTTGGTGTTGTCGGGGAGCAGACGAGGCGGGAGGAAAGAAGCTAA
- a CDS encoding HNH endonuclease has protein sequence MNPSFRDSLALSPQNRSMDTDKVLVLNNSFEPLHVCTARRAIILLYTGKAERIEDSPRIVHSPSIIFVIPAVIRLYRYVKRPIIPTVSFNKKNILKRDGYTCQYCGRNGGERMTIDHVIPRSQGGRTVWENVVSACRACNVKKGSKPLHEVSMSLLRKPAKPVSVVYLGIMFYSPHGIGSWSKYLPRGADGDLSDSLS, from the coding sequence ATGAATCCGTCGTTCCGGGATTCGTTAGCGTTGAGTCCACAGAACCGTTCGATGGACACTGACAAAGTATTAGTATTGAATAACTCCTTTGAACCCCTCCACGTCTGCACTGCGCGAAGAGCCATTATTCTGCTGTATACCGGAAAAGCCGAACGGATCGAGGACAGTCCACGCATCGTTCACTCCCCCTCTATCATTTTTGTCATCCCTGCTGTGATCCGCCTCTATCGCTACGTGAAGCGCCCTATCATTCCCACGGTCTCCTTTAACAAGAAGAATATCCTGAAGCGGGATGGCTATACCTGTCAGTATTGTGGTCGAAACGGCGGCGAACGGATGACTATCGATCATGTGATCCCCAGATCGCAGGGCGGCCGAACCGTCTGGGAGAATGTGGTGAGTGCCTGCCGCGCCTGCAATGTGAAGAAGGGAAGCAAGCCCCTGCACGAGGTCAGCATGAGCCTGCTCCGTAAGCCCGCCAAGCCGGTTTCGGTCGTGTACCTTGGTATCATGTTCTATTCCCCTCACGGGATCGGGTCCTGGAGTAAGTACCTCCCGCGCGGAGCGGATGGGGACCTGTCGGACTCCCTGTCCTGA
- a CDS encoding putative Exopolyphosphatase (Evidence 3 : Function proposed based on presence of conserved amino acid motif, structural feature or limited homology): MAIYAAIDIGTNTLRLLVAEATGLDRFAILHEEQEVARLGEGLMPSRLLQDVPSRRSLVVLRRFAETARRFNPLCVAVVATSAVREASNREEFVAAALRESGLTVRVIDGNEEARLTLLGVRHGLRFGSSRVLVMDIGGGSTEFILTRGETIEAMVSTGLGVVKLTEAHLNSDPPTPGELEAIEQVVADRLRRLRVELPDLEGTALIGTAGTPTTLAAMDLGLTVYGPDRVNGHRLSMIRTRQLLHALATRPLAERREVPLLEPGRADVIIAGTALLLTVMGVLAYDELVVSDSGLREGILLDLLRQHAPRD; this comes from the coding sequence ATGGCGATTTACGCAGCCATTGATATAGGTACGAATACGCTACGCCTGCTTGTCGCCGAAGCGACAGGCTTAGATCGCTTCGCCATTCTTCACGAGGAACAGGAGGTCGCTCGTCTCGGTGAAGGGTTGATGCCAAGCCGGCTGCTCCAGGATGTACCGAGCCGGCGAAGTCTTGTGGTTCTCAGGAGGTTCGCGGAGACGGCCCGTCGTTTCAACCCCCTGTGCGTCGCGGTAGTCGCCACCAGTGCCGTGCGGGAGGCGAGCAACCGCGAGGAGTTTGTCGCGGCGGCACTCCGGGAGAGTGGGCTCACCGTCCGGGTGATCGACGGTAACGAGGAGGCGCGACTTACCCTCCTCGGCGTTCGGCACGGGCTCCGCTTCGGGTCGAGTCGGGTTCTGGTGATGGACATCGGCGGGGGGAGCACCGAGTTCATTCTGACTCGGGGGGAAACGATTGAGGCGATGGTGAGCACCGGCCTGGGCGTCGTCAAGCTGACTGAGGCGCATCTCAATAGTGATCCGCCGACCCCCGGTGAACTGGAGGCCATTGAACAGGTTGTCGCGGACCGGCTTCGGCGGCTTCGTGTGGAACTGCCGGATCTTGAGGGGACGGCTCTTATCGGTACGGCTGGGACTCCAACCACCCTTGCGGCGATGGATCTGGGGCTCACCGTCTATGGCCCTGATCGAGTGAACGGCCATCGGCTCTCGATGATTCGGACGAGGCAACTGCTTCACGCGTTAGCGACGAGACCGCTGGCCGAGCGGCGCGAGGTCCCGCTCTTGGAGCCTGGACGGGCCGATGTGATTATAGCCGGCACCGCTCTTCTCCTGACGGTCATGGGCGTCCTGGCCTACGACGAGTTGGTCGTCAGCGACAGCGGTCTGCGCGAAGGGATCCTCCTCGACCTCCTCAGGCAGCACGCCCCGCGAGACTAG
- a CDS encoding putative Fibronectin-binding protein / Fibrinogen-bindingprotein (Evidence 3 : Function proposed based on presence of conserved amino acid motif, structural feature or limited homology), with amino-acid sequence MLSASAEPAFTGRTPFGIVRVMDAFCLAAIIQELRAVLPGVTIGRALQLDQWSLLLIFHRRQGPDGLLLSVKPGAPSIELLSPPRKPASHSSRFGDLVASKTQGAVIERVEQVGLDRIMAIHMRSGPLPGSTGLTTSEAAMILYVEMLGPASNFFLVDRAAGTVIDRLRAASGRARGETPGPGEPYQPPLDCGRVDPRLVQENEFLELVRLRLTEGVEPARILTTCFTGFSPLMAAELVVRAGLSTLASFDEQAHALWKPFYDFMGRVATAAFEPRLLMGSDGKPLGVAAFPLVTVPDDHQVSYSTMAEACAAYHESREQIERLQTLRAGLLHRLESDVGAAERLMTELEREATLYRDGELHARKGRLLLANRAGIRRGQQMVELVDYADSAQRALQIELDPACSLEENAQHYFALHRKAKRGAQIVGERLAETAKRLRTLQTMMKQVETAKDVGELQRVDAAFACMARRRPIQGPAAPRVRQSEGPEPRIFCSSDGLAILVGKNGAGNDHLTWRLARSHDLWLHAQGIHGSHVLVRLQKGKQAPPRTLCEAAQLAAYYSRARGEAKVPVDYVLRKFLRKPKAAAPGAVLLTQEKTITVQPEAGLVRRLHAAADASRAED; translated from the coding sequence TTGTTATCCGCATCGGCCGAGCCGGCCTTTACAGGCCGTACGCCCTTCGGTATAGTGCGTGTCATGGATGCCTTTTGCCTGGCCGCGATCATTCAAGAGCTGCGAGCCGTCCTTCCGGGTGTTACGATCGGTCGCGCTCTACAACTCGATCAGTGGAGCCTGCTGCTGATCTTTCATAGGAGACAAGGGCCGGACGGACTCCTGCTGTCTGTCAAGCCTGGCGCGCCCAGCATCGAGTTGCTCTCACCGCCGCGCAAGCCTGCTTCACACTCGTCGAGGTTTGGAGACCTTGTTGCGTCAAAGACACAAGGGGCGGTGATCGAGAGGGTTGAGCAGGTGGGTCTGGATCGGATCATGGCGATCCATATGCGTAGCGGCCCGCTGCCTGGTTCGACGGGGCTCACCACAAGCGAGGCGGCTATGATCTTATATGTAGAGATGTTGGGGCCTGCGAGCAACTTTTTCCTCGTCGATCGAGCTGCTGGAACGGTCATCGACCGCCTTCGCGCGGCCTCCGGACGAGCGAGGGGTGAGACGCCGGGACCGGGCGAGCCGTATCAGCCTCCCCTCGATTGCGGCCGCGTCGATCCCAGGTTGGTTCAGGAAAACGAATTCCTTGAACTGGTCCGCCTGCGCCTCACTGAAGGGGTCGAACCGGCGCGCATCCTCACGACCTGCTTCACAGGATTCAGCCCATTGATGGCGGCGGAACTGGTGGTCCGTGCCGGCCTCTCGACGCTCGCCTCATTCGACGAGCAAGCGCACGCTCTGTGGAAGCCATTTTACGATTTCATGGGCCGTGTGGCCACCGCTGCATTCGAGCCCAGGCTTCTCATGGGAAGCGATGGAAAGCCCCTCGGTGTCGCAGCCTTTCCGCTTGTCACGGTCCCCGATGACCATCAGGTTTCTTATTCCACGATGGCTGAGGCATGTGCTGCGTACCACGAAAGCCGCGAGCAGATTGAGCGACTGCAGACGCTTCGAGCTGGGTTGCTACACCGCTTAGAGAGCGACGTTGGTGCGGCGGAGCGGCTTATGACCGAACTCGAGCGGGAGGCAACTCTCTATCGTGACGGCGAACTGCATGCCCGGAAGGGTCGGCTTCTGCTGGCTAATCGGGCCGGCATTCGGCGCGGACAGCAAATGGTCGAACTCGTCGATTACGCCGATTCCGCGCAGCGGGCGCTTCAGATTGAACTGGATCCCGCCTGCTCTCTCGAGGAGAATGCTCAGCACTATTTCGCCCTGCACCGCAAGGCCAAGCGCGGCGCGCAGATTGTCGGCGAGCGTCTCGCAGAGACCGCGAAGCGGCTCCGTACGCTGCAGACGATGATGAAGCAGGTAGAGACGGCGAAAGATGTGGGCGAGTTGCAGCGGGTTGATGCCGCCTTCGCCTGTATGGCGAGGCGTCGGCCTATCCAGGGGCCGGCAGCGCCGCGCGTTCGGCAGTCCGAGGGCCCCGAACCGCGCATCTTCTGCTCCTCTGATGGCCTAGCGATCCTGGTCGGCAAAAACGGGGCCGGTAACGATCACCTGACCTGGCGGCTGGCCCGATCACACGATCTGTGGCTGCACGCCCAGGGCATCCACGGCTCACATGTCCTCGTTCGCTTGCAGAAAGGGAAGCAGGCGCCCCCTAGGACTCTCTGCGAAGCGGCGCAACTTGCCGCCTACTACAGCCGGGCGCGCGGGGAGGCCAAGGTGCCGGTAGACTATGTTTTGCGAAAATTTCTAAGGAAGCCGAAGGCTGCCGCACCGGGAGCCGTCTTGCTCACACAGGAGAAGACGATTACCGTTCAGCCTGAGGCCGGCCTGGTTCGTCGACTGCACGCCGCCGCAGACGCGTCCCGCGCTGAGGACTGA
- a CDS encoding Transcriptional regulator, MarR family, translating to MAACACSSIRKAARAVTELYDGILKPSGLRVTQFALLHVLASAGSTTITRLGQILVIDRTTMTRNLKPLVNQGLITIEAGQDQRTRVVTLTPSGREALAKALPLWEKAQTRVVEGLGRQRWSTLLADLSAVMALARLE from the coding sequence GTGGCCGCGTGTGCCTGTTCCAGTATTCGCAAGGCAGCACGGGCAGTCACAGAGCTCTATGACGGAATTCTGAAACCGAGCGGTTTGCGGGTAACTCAGTTCGCATTGCTACACGTCCTGGCAAGTGCGGGTTCGACTACCATCACGCGCCTCGGTCAGATATTGGTCATAGACCGAACTACAATGACGCGCAACCTGAAGCCGCTAGTAAATCAGGGGTTGATCACGATCGAAGCGGGCCAGGATCAGCGCACGAGGGTGGTGACGCTGACACCCTCCGGTCGGGAGGCTCTGGCAAAGGCTTTGCCGCTTTGGGAAAAGGCTCAAACACGTGTCGTCGAAGGGCTGGGTCGCCAACGCTGGAGCACGTTACTGGCCGATTTGTCAGCGGTGATGGCCTTAGCCCGATTAGAGTGA
- a CDS encoding protein of unknown function (Evidence 5 : No homology to any previously reported sequences), giving the protein MILPPYALNNLHDVDGTTVELQIVFPSFSRFDRRLPPPLSPS; this is encoded by the coding sequence TTGATCCTTCCTCCTTACGCTCTCAACAATTTACATGACGTAGACGGTACTACTGTAGAGCTACAAATCGTGTTCCCTTCCTTTTCTCGTTTTGACCGCCGGCTCCCACCTCCTTTGTCGCCGTCATGA
- the pmoC2 gene encoding Particulate methane monooxygenase, c-subunit2 (PMO) (Evidence 2b : Function of strongly homologous gene; Product type e : enzyme), translating to MAQYRTEAAPAKRAESVEQMFGWGTFFKCQIAISIFYVMIRIYQQYFSWSKGLDFFSEDFRIYWWNMLIGELIIEGAVLTFALGYIWKTRDRNLDKITPEEELRRFWGLGQWIATFAWAVYWGASFFTEQDGTWHQTVIRDTDFTPSHIIEFYLSYPIYIIIGISAYMWARTRLPLFSKAHSIPFMLTVGGPAMIFVNVALNEWGHTFWIMEELFVAPLHWGFVTLGWCLFGVYGVAAAMCPRIFELIRITSGGKATA from the coding sequence ATGGCACAGTACAGGACGGAAGCTGCGCCGGCTAAGCGCGCCGAGTCAGTCGAGCAGATGTTTGGCTGGGGCACCTTCTTTAAATGTCAGATAGCTATTAGCATCTTCTACGTTATGATTCGGATTTACCAGCAGTACTTCTCCTGGTCGAAAGGCCTCGACTTCTTCTCCGAGGACTTCCGGATCTACTGGTGGAACATGTTGATCGGGGAGTTGATTATCGAGGGGGCGGTGCTGACCTTCGCCCTGGGGTACATCTGGAAGACTCGCGACCGGAACCTCGATAAAATTACGCCGGAGGAGGAGCTCAGGCGGTTCTGGGGTCTCGGGCAGTGGATCGCGACGTTCGCCTGGGCGGTGTATTGGGGCGCCAGCTTCTTTACCGAGCAGGACGGGACGTGGCACCAGACGGTGATCCGCGATACGGACTTTACGCCGAGCCACATCATTGAGTTCTATCTCAGCTACCCGATCTACATCATCATCGGGATTAGCGCCTACATGTGGGCCCGGACCCGACTCCCCCTATTTTCGAAGGCCCACTCGATCCCGTTCATGCTCACGGTCGGCGGCCCTGCGATGATCTTTGTCAATGTCGCGCTGAACGAGTGGGGTCACACCTTCTGGATCATGGAAGAGCTGTTTGTGGCGCCGCTGCATTGGGGCTTTGTCACGCTGGGTTGGTGTCTGTTTGGGGTGTATGGCGTGGCGGCGGCGATGTGTCCGCGGATCTTTGAGTTGATCAGGATCACCAGCGGTGGTAAGGCGACCGCGTAA
- a CDS encoding Conserved protein of unknown function; pmoD (singleton) (Evidence 4 : Homologs of previously reported genes of unknown function) gives MKYVAAIGCAILMAASGVSQAWAHGGGGMGGITESDLCSMEKGQYFIHFSAYQHGTVDRASQPAQLKELKDADLRRYVDAMKEEFQSYCRDIPRTGKATLTFDLISDAFRRIPVAVRVVEASEREGGETVLYVPQQVYPSGVVRAETDFAKAGKYRAVVEVEEQGGLHGGGVDAEAVVSHVHDAAVSEQHTSTAEEEAYHAHDSTFSFPFTVGLKTPRGGARGPSMMSNPAILVTAVAGVGIGAVLYVRRKKKAAQTYS, from the coding sequence ATGAAGTATGTAGCTGCGATTGGGTGTGCGATCCTGATGGCTGCGTCTGGAGTGTCGCAGGCATGGGCTCACGGTGGGGGTGGGATGGGCGGGATCACGGAGAGCGACCTCTGCTCAATGGAAAAGGGGCAGTATTTTATTCACTTCAGCGCCTATCAGCATGGGACGGTGGACCGGGCCTCACAGCCGGCTCAGCTCAAAGAGCTTAAGGATGCGGACCTGAGGCGGTACGTGGATGCGATGAAGGAAGAGTTTCAATCCTACTGTCGGGATATTCCAAGAACAGGAAAGGCGACGCTGACGTTTGATCTTATCAGCGATGCGTTTCGAAGGATCCCTGTGGCGGTCCGCGTCGTCGAGGCCTCTGAGCGTGAAGGGGGTGAAACGGTCCTGTATGTCCCCCAACAAGTCTATCCTTCCGGCGTCGTGAGGGCCGAGACCGATTTTGCGAAGGCCGGAAAGTATAGGGCGGTCGTAGAGGTGGAGGAGCAGGGCGGATTACACGGTGGTGGTGTCGACGCAGAGGCTGTCGTCAGCCACGTTCACGATGCCGCGGTGAGCGAGCAGCATACCAGTACAGCGGAAGAGGAGGCGTATCATGCACACGATTCGACCTTCAGCTTCCCCTTTACCGTCGGATTGAAGACACCCAGGGGGGGCGCGCGCGGTCCGTCCATGATGAGCAATCCGGCAATTTTGGTGACGGCGGTTGCCGGCGTGGGAATCGGCGCCGTGCTGTATGTGAGACGAAAAAAGAAAGCGGCCCAAACATACTCTTGA
- a CDS encoding protein of unknown function (Evidence 5 : No homology to any previously reported sequences), with the protein MNARERVLCVASGPSVRLYSLGWWCRRRRRTWRSNRNVIHPRFGSFILLGTILMGAEVTACNKPIGYNSCVECMLCVSACPVGAIGADVAGSIYSPRNRHLSLPFTLTLTEPYSTRLRNWPV; encoded by the coding sequence GTGAATGCTCGTGAGAGGGTTTTATGTGTGGCCAGCGGGCCGAGCGTTAGGCTCTATTCGTTAGGCTGGTGGTGCCGGCGCCGACGGCGTACCTGGCGCAGCAATCGCAATGTCATTCATCCAAGATTCGGAAGTTTCATCCTTCTTGGGACCATCCTAATGGGCGCGGAGGTGACCGCTTGCAACAAGCCGATCGGTTATAACTCTTGCGTGGAGTGCATGCTGTGCGTCTCCGCTTGCCCGGTGGGAGCGATCGGCGCGGATGTGGCAGGTTCAATTTACTCGCCTCGGAACAGGCATCTTTCCCTTCCATTCACTCTTACCTTGACTGAACCTTACAGCACTCGTCTGAGAAACTGGCCGGTGTAG